In the Nitrospirota bacterium genome, ATAATGGAGCACCTCATCCACGACATAGACCGGGTCAGAATGGGTCGTGGGTTTCGTCGTCTCGAAGCATCCGCCTTGATCGACCGCGACATCCACCACCACAGATCCTGGTTTCATGCGCGCGACCAATGCCCGTGAGACCAGCTTGGGCGCGAGAGCTCCAGCCACGAGCACCGCCCCGATCACCAGATCGGCAACCATCACGGATTCCTCAATCGCAGCCTGGGAGGAGGCACGCGTCACAATGCGGCCCCGATACAATTCATCGAGTGCCCGCAGCCGTTCAAGGTCGAGATCGATCACGGTCACCTGAGCCCCCATCCCAACCGCAATCCGAGTCGCGGCACTCCCGACCACCCCAGCCCCCAACACTACGACCTTTCCCGGCTCCACGCCAGGCACACCGGCCAAGAGCAGCCCGCGCCCGCCTTGCGTCTTCTCCAGATAACGCGCGCCGATCTGCACCGACATGCGCCCCGCGATTTCGCTCATCGGCTTGAGCATCGGCAACGCGCCGTCTTTAGCCTCGATCGTTTCGTACGCAATCGCCGTAATCTTTGTATTCAACAGGGTCTTGGTCAGCTCTGGAAGAGAGGCCAGGTGGAGATAGGTGAATAGAACGTGGCCGGGACGAAAGAGCGCACATTCGGACAGGAGCGGCTCCTTGACCTTTACAATCAGCGTCGAGCGCTCAAACAATTGCTCTTTTGATGTGGCCAGGGTCGCGCCCGCGCTCTGATAATTGACGTCCGAGTATCCGCTGCCGACTCCAGCCGAGGGCTCAACCACAATTT is a window encoding:
- the ald gene encoding alanine dehydrogenase, whose translation is MVIGVPKEIKDHEYRVSVTPDGVRALRQAGHEIVVEPSAGVGSGYSDVNYQSAGATLATSKEQLFERSTLIVKVKEPLLSECALFRPGHVLFTYLHLASLPELTKTLLNTKITAIAYETIEAKDGALPMLKPMSEIAGRMSVQIGARYLEKTQGGRGLLLAGVPGVEPGKVVVLGAGVVGSAATRIAVGMGAQVTVIDLDLERLRALDELYRGRIVTRASSQAAIEESVMVADLVIGAVLVAGALAPKLVSRALVARMKPGSVVVDVAVDQGGCFETTKPTTHSDPVYVVDEVLHYCVANMPGIVPRTSTVALTNETLPYLLRLASLGVAEATRADAGLAKGVNLSGGKVTCRGVADAHGLRFDPLM